The following nucleotide sequence is from Acinonyx jubatus isolate Ajub_Pintada_27869175 chromosome E3, VMU_Ajub_asm_v1.0, whole genome shotgun sequence.
TTCTGTAGGTACATGGATGGAAAGTAGCCTGTGACGTCGCCTTTCCTGCAACAGAGGCAGCCCTTGAACCCCAGGCAGTCACGGCAGGGAGTAGGGGCCTCAGACGTGGGGGGCTCAGGGATCCCTCTAAACAGTCCGGGTTAAGGCAGCTGGGAGGTTGCAGACACCCCGGTGCCCGCGGACACCAGACCCTaaccctctgggcctcagtttcctcatctgtgcaaCACAGGCCCCCACAGCTGTGATGGTGGTAGTGGGAGGAAGTCAGCAGGTCCACCTTGCCCCCCAGGGACATGTGTTTGCAATGAAGCATCTGCAACAGCCTGTTTGTCAGATTTTTCCTTTATGGTCACTGCTTTCTGTATCTAAGAAACTTTCTGCCCATCTCCAGGGCACCAGGTTCCCCTATGCTTTCCTTCCAAAAGGTTTTTGTGCTTGGCGAAACCCACGACCCATCCCGAATACATGTGAGTGCTGCTGAGGTAGGGGCCTAGACGCCTTTTCTCCATGTGGACGCCCGAAtgttccagcaccacttgttgaaaagatgTTTCTTTCCGTTCTCACCACTATAATgtgagagcaagaaaaaaaaaaaccccactttgcATAATACAAACCTCACTCTGCAAAACTGATTCCTCTTGGCTGGTGGGAGAATCACAGGCAGATTCTCAGAGGtgcgtggtggggggggggggggggcggttaaaCTGAGTGGTGGTCAGAaagattgagaaaccctgcctCGAAACCTCCAGCCCAGGGCCATGCTGATGGTGGGTACCGTGGCCACAGGCTCACTGGGGCCCTGGACAGACTCAGGGCTCTGAAAAGGTGGATATGGATCTGGGGAGCCCCAGTGGGCCCAAGAAAACGGCTAAGTCCTCAGGGTTCTCCTTTTCCCCAGGAGGAATGAACAGATAAGAATCATTtgcaacaggggcacctgggtggctcggtcagctgatcgtccgactcttgatttgggctcaggtcatgatttcatggcttgtgggatcgagcccccgaagaggctctgcactgcctaattgggattctctctcctctctctctgcccctcccccacttgcatgcgcgcatgctctctctctcaaaacaaataaacttaaaaaaagaatcaattgcaacaaaagatttaaaaggaaaagggatGACAGGGCCTGCCTCTACCAGTTCGCAAATACAATAATGAACACAATCAATTGTGTTGTTTATAGCAGGACTAATAGATGGCGAGGTGACCCCAAGTCTCAAAGGAAAAAAGGTCCCCACTCAGACAAGGACACTGAACCCCGAAAGACGGGCGGGGTGGGATTATCCCTGGTCTACCACCAAAATGGAGACTGAATCCAGAGACAGTGGCTTACCCAGAGTCACGCACCCCAATGGGCACGGACCCCAAATgggccctgccccaggccaggGCTGGCACTCAGGGTGGgcgcagtggggagggaggggtgctcTCCTACCTGACGACCCACCAGCCATCCAGCAGCTTGTGAATGACATCGATGGTTTCGCCCTCCTGCAGGGACACTTCGTCCTCCATCTGGGCAGTGTAGGCTTTGATGGTGACGTAGGGCTCACCTGGTCGTCCGCGGGAGCAGGGACGTGGTGTGAGGGTCtggctgcccccccacccccggcttgcctcccttcctctcctccttgggCCTGAGGCTTcctgcagcccccgcccccgccacgccCTCCCTCCTCCGCACCTGCtccttgtgctctccctctgcaAACTGCTGCCCCCCACCGGTGAGGGGACGCCACTACACCCAGGGGCTCGCACCTCCCACCACCCACAGCAGGGGCCCAGGCGCCCGGATCCCAGGAGGGGCCCGGCAGGAGGTGCAAGGGTGGAGCGCCCATCCACCTGTCACCTGAGCCCCTTGACGCCTGCCAACTGCCCACATCCGGAGCCGCCTACCCAGTGTATAGACCTTTCCCCGCTTTTCCAGAGAAGCCACAAATCCACACACCGTTGTGAGATCTCTCCCTTTTAAAATACGGGCAACCAACTCGAACCCGTCTCAACCTCCCCCTGAGCCCCATCCGGCCCAGGGGCTTCCAGTCAGCGAGGATGCCCCCACCTCCAGGCAGTACGCTTCCTGACCCTCACCGGTCGGCTTCCCGCCGGCCGGGTCCCCGGCTGGCCCCACCACCTGTCTCAGGCTGGCCGACCTCAGCGCTTCACCTCTACTCTACCTCCCGCGTCTCCGTCCTGACCAAGGGCACCACCTCCTCCCGGGGCCCTCCAACCGGACTATGGGGTCTCCACCCTGGCTGCCCCACTGCCCAGCCCACAATCCTATCCAAGCCCACAGCGGTCACTTCCGGCTTCTTGGCatcccagggccccccccccccccagtcccttCCCCTCACATCGTTATGGTCGTGGAGGGCACGTGGTACCTTCATAGTTGGGCTCGGGGTCCTCTGCCTCATCAGGACTGTCCAGGGGCTCCAAGTAGGATGCGGGGACCCAACCTCGCTTTGTCTTCGTTTGGCAGAACCACCAGCCTGTGCCAGGCGTGTGAGGCGGGAAGTCTGGGCGGGCCCGGcagccgcccccctcccccagggtggtGAGGACGCCCCGACATAGGCACACAGACACCCAACACTCGGATTCAGAAATGTCACCTTCAGCACACTCCATGCCCAAGtgacacacagccacacacacaggtCACAGGGTGAGAGCTCAGAATCCGCCTCACACACGTCGTGACCCGGCcacccggggggtgggggggacataAGCCCCGGAGGTGCACGGGTGCCCGCAGCCTCAGCTCGGGGACAGAGCGGGGAGGACAGTCAGGACCCCCAAAGGAGCCACAGCCCATCAGGTGGGGAGGAAGCCCCAGGCCGTCCGAGAGGCTTGTGGCCACGGCTGCGGGCACCAAGGGGAGGAAGGTCCCGGGAGGGCGGGGAGGCTGACCACTCTCGCTCTTCTCCACGACGTCCACCACGTCGCCCGTGGCCAGAGCCATCTGGGAGCCCGAGCTCTTCTCGAAGTCAGCGATGGCACGGTACGTCTGCAGGATGATGGGGCCCGTGATgtctgggcagagggagggcagggtaaGTGGACGCCGCGGGGCTGGGCTGCCTCCTCCCGGTGGTTCCCTGCATCGGCCACCGATGCCCTGGTGTCCCCGCCCCACCCAGCTGCAAGCACGCCAGAGGGGTATGCACCCTGCCAGCTGCAAAGCAGCAGGGACAAGCtggttaagcccctgactctcgatctcggctcgGGCCATGGTCTCAccgttcgtgggatcgagccccaggatgtgctctgtgctgacggctcagagcctgcttgggattctgtttccccctctccctgccccttccctgcgtgCACTCtcgctcttaaaataaataaactttttttttaatgttaaaaacaacaacaatgatcATGCAGTAAAGATTACACACGGTCATGCCCCTGTGTGAGCCATGAAGGCCACCTTGGCCCCCAGACCTGTTCACTCACTCAGCCACGACATCCCCGGGCTGTGGGCACCAGGGTCGTGCTGGGCAATGCAGCCACAGACATGAGCCCCCAAAGCTTCACGTCTAGTGACCCCCCAAAGATCCCCACTCTTTAGTGCAGCCACCGAGACCCTTCAAGGcggctctcccccacccccggccccttTCCCTGCACAGCCTGTGCTCAGGATCCCTGATCACATTCCCAGACCCCCCAGGGTGACCCACGCGTGACTGCCCATGTATCTCACCCGTGACGCTGTTGTTCTTGCTGTCTTTGGGCACCAGGTAAGTCTCTGGCTTTTTCACCCTGCAGGAAAGAATAGTCCAGGTTAGACGGCTCAGAAGCCCCGGGCAGACCCACAGAACTCcccaagaggaaaaggaaggcgGGATGGGGGAGGGCACTGTGGAGGAAAGGGCTAGAAAGCCCCCCCAGCCTCCGGCAGACCCAAAGAAGAGAATGCACTTGGGTCCAGGTAAGGAAGCACTCTGGGCTGGAAAAGCCTCTTGTCACCTCAGGGGTCAGCCCCCTcctcctggggcctggggagagcAGCCAACGGGGAGTGGGCGTCCCCGCCCCCCAGGCCCGTGGGAGCTGCCCTGCCCGGGACCGGCGGTGCGTCCAGGGGTCGGTCCACACTGCTGGAGTCTGTCCACGGCGGCCTCACCCATATTCAGTGAGCAGAGAGGACGGAGAGAGGGGCCACCCCAGCAAGACGGCACACCCCCCTGAGAGCTCATGAGGCTTCTCAGATATTTCCATGCTGGGCCCTGAGTACAGGAGACCCCAGCAGCAGGACAGGCGGAGAAGGAGGTGACAAAGCGGAGGCGTGTCCCACAATTAGCCGTGGCCACCAACCCCCCACCCTGCTGGGGCTCTGAACTTCCCAGTTGGTAACGCTGTCCGCGGCACCCATTTCTGCATCTGGCCCTTACCACCCCGGTACAGACCGGGAAACTGCTCTCAGAAGGTTCGGCCAGGCTGAGGATCTAGGATCTCAGGGTCCCGGCCCAGGGAGCCCCGCCCCCTGggagccaccccccccacccccccaccggcACCGGACTCCAGGGAAGAGACTTGGCAGGGCaccaagtggctcagtcggttgagcgtctgactcggtttcagctcaggtcacactctcgtggttctgtgagttcgagcccccccacccccacccccgtcgggctctgcacaggtagcgtggagcctccttgagattctctctctctctctctctctctctctctctctctctctctcactctgccccttccccactcgagcggtctctctctctctcaaaataaataaataaaacttaaaaaaaaaaaaaaagacagaaggacTTGGCAGGGATGCTGGGGGACGGAGGGGAGGGGTTGCAGGTCACACAGGCCACAGCTGGAATCCCGCCTCCTCCTGTTtcaggctgtgtgactttgggcaggtcgcctcccctctctgagctttagttatCTGTAACACGGGGGAGGtcctgtgcccccctccccgggaagagctcaccaccctcccccacttcGGGGACAGAGTGAGGGGGCCACTCACTGGTTGTCCGTGGGGAGCTTGAGGTCGTCGGGGCGAACCTTGAAGAAGTCGAGGAGGTGGGGACAGCGGGAAATCTTGACAGGCAGGCTCATGAGCGCACCAAAGTACTCGGTGAGGGTGCCCTGGCGACTCTCAGCGACCCGCTGCCCGTCGAACCACCGCGGGGCTGgccaggccagggaggggcaccAGAGAACTAGTGAGCACCTTCTCAGGTCAAGGTCCCgtgggcgtggggggaggggcggtgacCCTGCTCCTCACCTGGCAGGTGGGGGATGATCCTGTTCTCTGCGTTGATGTCCCCGGCCTCAATAGGAAACATTTCCTTTAACTGTTTctagacagaaaacaaaaggggCAAGAaggtcctttttttaaaaaaaatttcaagaatgttttatttttgagatagagagagagagacagagtgcgagcaggggaggggcagagagagagggagacgcagaatctgaagcagggtccaggctctgagctgtcagcacggaacccgactcggggctcaaactcacgaaccatgggatcatgacatgagccgaagtcggacgctcaaccgactgagccacccaggcgcccccgaatgTCCTTTATTACAACACTATACAAGTACAGAATTGGAAGCAACCCCTCGAATCACTCGGAGTAGAAACTTCTGGAGGCGTCCttggttctctcttcctctctcacttcaCCTCCTTGCCACCAGCAGGTCCTTTTGCTTCTCCTCCTGAAATCTACCCAGAATCTGACCCTTCTCGCCACCCACATGGCCACCACCTTGGTCTGAGTGCCACCGAGCCTGGGTTCTTACATACTCTCCCACACTTGTCTGTCCTCAATCAGCACCCTCTTAAAACTTAAACTGGATCATccatccctcctctgctcagagccctccctgcctctcagctCACTCAGAATGGAAGCCAAGAACCTCACATCAGTCTACTGGGCCCCTCGGACCTGTTCCCGCCCGCCTCGCTGACCTCCTCTGccaccacccttccctcccttgtTCACTCTGTACCAGACGCCCCTGGATACTCCGGgcccactcctgccccagggcctttgcacttgctcttcccGTTCCTCCCCCATTTGCCAATGgcgctttctctttttctttctccttcttcaggtctctgctcagataGCTCCCCTGCAGCGAAACCTTCTCCTTGACGATTTCCCTTCCTAACCCAATCCTCCCcgtcccccctccctgcctcatttTTCCCATAGTTGTAATAACTAACACACTACGCACAGTACTTATGTGTTGTCTGTGTCTTATCCTGACTCCTCTGCTAGAACCTAAGGTCCACAAGGGAAGGCAAGGACTTGGGTCTTTCTTATGCCCTTGTCACCTTTACAGCACCTCCCGCCCCCCAGGTAGAATGCACCTGGCGCTTAGGAAGTGCTCGGTAAGTAGTTGCTGAATGGACGAATGAGCCCAGCAATTAGTAAAAGGGTCTAATCTTACGATGGAACAACCCAGCACACTTCAAAGAGGAGACGCGGAGCTGTGCATGGGCCAAGCAGGAGAGGGTCTCAAACACGTGACCCAGTGACGGTAGCGAGGCCAGCAGGCTGATGGCCTCTAGAAAGCCTGCAGAAAATGCGCGCTCCGCACTACTGTACCTTGTTCTTGAACGTGTGTGCGCGCACTTACCCGGGGCTGGAGCAGGGTTGGCGTTATGGGATGAAGGATGCCTTCTACTCTTTCGTAATGTTTTATTGCCTTTATCTTACAAAAGCCTTGCAGGGcgccttggctggctcagtcggcagagcgtgcaactcttgatctcaggatcatgagatctTGTGGGGCATAGAGcttacataaacacacacacacacacacacacacacacacacacacacacacacacagaaagcctTGCAGCAAACAGCACAGACACATTAACTGTGATCCAGAGTGCTGGCTGTGTGGGACTGCTTACACTAcagtcttcttcccatttctctgcatTTGGTTTTAAACCTCTCATGCAAGAGAGGTTTGAATCTGGCTGACGGCAGGCACCTCTCTTTGAATCTGGCTGACGGCAGGCACCCACAAAGCAAGAGAAGTCAGGGTTGCCTGCCCTCCTTCTCACCTCCCCGGGGACCTCATGGGGCCAGTGACCGGGAGTTAAAGAGCAAACTCCTGGGATGACAACCTGGTGGTGACACTAACCAGGCTGTCCCTTTAAGAACACCCCCAGgatcgggtgcctgggtggctcagtcggttgagcatccgacttcggctcaggtcatgatctcacggttcgtgggttcaagccccgggtcgggctctgtgctgacagctcagagcctggagcccgcttcggattctgtgtctccctctctctctgcccctcccccgctcacactctgtctctctctcaaaaataaacaaacattaaaaaaataaacaaaattatatatgtataaagaatGCCACCAGGAGTTTATGCGGACGGCGTTTCTGTGTGGGAAAAGGAAACTACCCTGGAGATGGACGGAAAGGATGGCTGCACGACATTGTGAATGTACCTCTTGCCACCgaaattgtacacttgaaatgcTACATTTGTGTTACGTGTACCACATCAAAACGGACTTTAAggaagggctc
It contains:
- the NCF1 gene encoding neutrophil cytosol factor 1 isoform X1; its protein translation is MGDTFIRHIALLGFEKRFVPSQHYVYMFLVKWQDLSEKVVYRGFPEIYEFHKQLKEMFPIEAGDINAENRIIPHLPAPRWFDGQRVAESRQGTLTEYFGALMSLPVKISRCPHLLDFFKVRPDDLKLPTDNQVKKPETYLVPKDSKNNSVTDITGPIILQTYRAIADFEKSSGSQMALATGDVVDVVEKSESGWWFCQTKTKRGWVPASYLEPLDSPDEAEDPEPNYEGEPYVTIKAYTAQMEDEVSLQEGETIDVIHKLLDGWWVVRKGDVTGYFPSMYLQKSGQDAAQAQRQIKSRGAPPRRSSIRNAHSIHQRSRKRLSQDTYRRNSVRFLQQRRRQARPEPQRSAREQAQTGGAKPQPAVPPRPSADLILHRCSESTKRKLASAV
- the NCF1 gene encoding neutrophil cytosol factor 1 isoform X2, giving the protein MGDTFIRHIALLGFEKRFVPSQHYVYMFLVKWQDLSEKVVYRGFPEIYEFHLKEMFPIEAGDINAENRIIPHLPAPRWFDGQRVAESRQGTLTEYFGALMSLPVKISRCPHLLDFFKVRPDDLKLPTDNQVKKPETYLVPKDSKNNSVTDITGPIILQTYRAIADFEKSSGSQMALATGDVVDVVEKSESGWWFCQTKTKRGWVPASYLEPLDSPDEAEDPEPNYEGEPYVTIKAYTAQMEDEVSLQEGETIDVIHKLLDGWWVVRKGDVTGYFPSMYLQKSGQDAAQAQRQIKSRGAPPRRSSIRNAHSIHQRSRKRLSQDTYRRNSVRFLQQRRRQARPEPQRSAREQAQTGGAKPQPAVPPRPSADLILHRCSESTKRKLASAV